A single genomic interval of Microbacterium hydrocarbonoxydans harbors:
- a CDS encoding TetR/AcrR family transcriptional regulator: protein MTEDPDRPRQRGAYAKGIARRQEILDRAIEVFAERGADRTSLRSIASAVGVTHAALTHYFGSLEELLVAVYQESTVPERQQPDTLPADASPVERMIESARTNREVPGLVQLYSTLVATALEEGRPAAREFATTRFSRLRREIAATVREQQEAGRMRQDVDADAVAALVVAASDGLQTQWLLDDSAPQHEALALLDRLLRPGSR from the coding sequence ATGACCGAAGACCCGGATCGCCCCCGCCAGCGGGGCGCATATGCGAAGGGCATCGCCAGACGCCAGGAGATCCTGGATCGCGCGATCGAGGTCTTCGCCGAACGCGGGGCTGACCGCACGAGCCTGCGCTCGATCGCCAGCGCCGTGGGTGTGACCCACGCCGCACTCACCCACTACTTCGGCTCTCTCGAGGAGCTGCTGGTCGCGGTCTACCAGGAGAGCACGGTGCCCGAGCGGCAGCAGCCCGACACGCTCCCTGCCGACGCCAGCCCGGTGGAGCGGATGATCGAGTCCGCCCGCACCAACCGCGAGGTCCCCGGCCTCGTGCAGCTCTACTCGACCCTGGTCGCGACCGCGCTGGAGGAGGGACGCCCCGCCGCCCGCGAGTTCGCCACCACCCGCTTCTCACGACTCCGGCGAGAGATCGCCGCGACCGTGCGCGAGCAGCAGGAGGCAGGGCGGATGCGGCAGGACGTGGATGCCGACGCCGTCGCCGCCCTCGTGGTGGCGGCCTCCGACGGACTGCAGACCCAGTGGCTGCTCGATGACTCCGCCCCGCAGCACGAGGCCCTTGCGCTGCTCGACCGGCTGCTGCGCCCAGGCTCTCGCTAG
- a CDS encoding substrate-binding domain-containing protein has translation MKIATAGVALFGLIALAGCTTDPSVAPAESENPEESAETTEWFDQELFDKQMEERGVEPEGPADEPYLQHINAEMVDTSEFASEGAKKACFANASISNPWRQTGWITMNEQLKALQEAGAISEMETRDAQDSDDTQIADIDYFIAEGGCDVFLISPNSTAAMTPAVERACETGKPVIVFDRGVNTDCPVTFIHPIGGFAWGIDTAEFLIDNLEEGDKVVALRILPGVDVLEHRWAAAEKLFEEAGIEAVDHFTGADPAEIKSIISDELAKGDVQGIWMDAGDGAVAAIEAFEDAGADYPVMTGEDEMSFLRKWKDTGLTGLAPVYSNFQWRTPLLAAQMIFAGEEVPKEWVLPQKPITEGELDDYLEANDGMPDGHYAKFGGENLPGYPTVWQERQIP, from the coding sequence ATGAAGATCGCCACCGCAGGGGTGGCCCTCTTCGGCCTCATCGCGCTCGCCGGGTGTACGACAGACCCGTCAGTGGCGCCGGCGGAGTCGGAGAACCCGGAGGAGTCGGCCGAGACCACGGAGTGGTTCGACCAGGAGCTCTTCGACAAGCAGATGGAAGAGCGCGGGGTCGAGCCGGAGGGCCCGGCGGACGAGCCGTACCTGCAGCACATCAACGCCGAGATGGTCGACACCTCGGAGTTCGCGAGCGAGGGGGCCAAGAAGGCCTGCTTCGCCAACGCGTCGATCTCGAACCCGTGGCGTCAGACGGGCTGGATCACGATGAACGAGCAGCTCAAGGCGCTGCAGGAGGCCGGCGCGATCAGCGAGATGGAGACCCGCGACGCGCAGGACTCCGACGACACGCAGATCGCCGACATCGACTACTTCATCGCGGAGGGCGGCTGCGACGTCTTCCTCATCTCGCCGAACAGCACCGCGGCGATGACCCCGGCCGTCGAGCGCGCGTGCGAGACCGGCAAGCCGGTGATCGTGTTCGACCGCGGTGTGAACACCGACTGCCCCGTCACGTTCATCCACCCGATCGGCGGGTTCGCCTGGGGCATCGACACCGCGGAGTTCCTCATCGACAACCTCGAGGAGGGCGACAAGGTCGTGGCGCTGCGCATCCTGCCCGGTGTCGACGTGCTCGAGCACCGCTGGGCCGCCGCGGAGAAGCTCTTCGAGGAGGCCGGCATCGAGGCGGTGGACCACTTCACCGGAGCGGACCCGGCCGAGATCAAGAGCATCATCAGCGACGAGCTCGCCAAGGGCGACGTGCAGGGGATCTGGATGGATGCCGGTGACGGCGCCGTCGCCGCCATCGAGGCGTTCGAGGACGCCGGGGCCGACTACCCGGTCATGACCGGCGAGGACGAGATGAGCTTCCTGCGCAAGTGGAAGGACACGGGTCTCACGGGTCTCGCGCCGGTGTACTCGAACTTCCAGTGGCGGACGCCTCTGCTCGCGGCGCAGATGATCTTCGCCGGCGAAGAGGTGCCGAAGGAATGGGTGCTCCCGCAGAAGCCGATCACCGAGGGAGAGCTCGACGACTACCTCGAGGCGAACGACGGGATGCCTGACGGGCACTACGCGAAGTTCGGCGGGGAGAACCTGCCCGGGTACCCGACGGTCTGGCAGGAGCGTCAGATCCCGTAA
- a CDS encoding ROK family transcriptional regulator gives MVDALRPAAVANPGAGEIFQLLRDGTARTKAELAALTGLARSTVALRVDALLAADLLRPAGEAVSTGGRPPARLAFNSRAGVVLAVDLGATHATVAVADLAGVILDSRTRTIDIGDGPENLLDVILEDGAALLGSAAVESSAASGAPLLGVGIGVPGPVEHTTGRPTNPPIMPGWDRFDVPGYVQRTFDVPVLVDNDVNILALGEHATTWPHVDDLIFVKVSTGIGAGIIAGGQLQRGAQGSAGDMGHVQVPHGSGSAREPGDDRDLEALASGSALAAALRDGGQDAHSPADVVDLVRAGNAAAIEATRQAGRDVGEVLATVVNLLNPSIIVLGGSIARAGEHLLAGVREVVYRRSIPLATQHLAIVQSQAGDRAAVLGAAIMVAREVLSPASVDRYVATKAH, from the coding sequence ATGGTCGATGCACTCCGCCCCGCCGCTGTGGCCAACCCCGGCGCGGGCGAGATCTTCCAGCTCCTCCGCGACGGCACCGCACGCACGAAGGCGGAGCTCGCAGCCCTCACCGGCCTCGCGCGATCCACGGTCGCCCTCCGCGTGGATGCCCTCCTCGCCGCCGATCTGCTGCGCCCGGCCGGAGAAGCCGTGTCGACCGGCGGTCGCCCGCCCGCCCGTCTCGCCTTCAACTCCCGTGCAGGAGTCGTGCTCGCCGTCGACCTCGGTGCCACGCACGCCACGGTCGCTGTCGCCGACCTCGCCGGCGTCATCCTCGACTCCCGCACCCGCACGATCGACATCGGCGACGGCCCCGAGAACCTGCTCGACGTGATCCTCGAAGACGGGGCGGCGCTGCTCGGCTCCGCGGCGGTCGAGTCGTCGGCGGCGTCGGGAGCGCCCCTGCTCGGCGTCGGGATCGGCGTGCCCGGTCCGGTCGAGCACACCACCGGACGACCGACGAATCCCCCGATCATGCCGGGGTGGGACCGCTTCGACGTGCCCGGCTATGTGCAGCGCACCTTCGACGTGCCGGTGCTGGTCGACAACGACGTGAACATCCTCGCCCTCGGCGAGCACGCGACGACCTGGCCGCACGTCGACGACCTGATCTTCGTCAAGGTCTCCACCGGCATCGGCGCGGGCATCATCGCCGGCGGTCAGCTGCAGCGCGGCGCCCAGGGTTCGGCCGGGGATATGGGCCACGTGCAGGTACCGCACGGCTCGGGCTCGGCGAGAGAGCCCGGCGACGACCGCGACCTAGAGGCCCTCGCCAGCGGCTCGGCCCTCGCGGCCGCGCTGCGTGACGGCGGACAGGATGCGCACAGCCCGGCGGACGTCGTCGATCTCGTGCGCGCGGGCAACGCCGCGGCCATCGAGGCGACGCGGCAGGCCGGCCGCGACGTGGGCGAGGTCCTCGCGACCGTCGTGAACCTGCTGAACCCCTCGATCATCGTGCTCGGCGGCAGCATCGCACGTGCAGGCGAGCACCTGCTCGCCGGGGTGCGCGAGGTGGTCTACCGCCGATCGATTCCGCTGGCCACGCAGCATCTCGCGATCGTGCAATCGCAGGCCGGCGACCGTGCGGCGGTCCTCGGGGCGGCGATCATGGTCGCCCGCGAGGTGCTGTCACCGGCGAGCGTCGACCGCTACGTGGCGACGAAGGCGCACTGA
- a CDS encoding Gfo/Idh/MocA family protein encodes MAIGSGPVGVGIIGAGNISDQYLSNLTTFPDVRVIAVGDLLEERAKAQAEKYGVPRAGGVDVVLNDPDIDIVVNLTIPAVHVEVSEAIIAAGKHVWTEKPIGVSREESQRLLATADAAGLRVGVAPDTVLGPGVQTAKRAIARGDIGRPLFAQTTFQWQGPEIFHPNPAFLYAKGAGPLLDMGPYYVSALVHVFGPVAAVAALGLQGTPTRTVQVGELAGQEFPVEIPSTLSVLMDFEQGGQAQSLYSTDSPLLRQGLVEITGTEGTIVIPDPNTFGGPITITRPLSRLFVPPEPIEQEIVDVEQEGVLSGRGVGLLDMARSIAAGRPHVATGEFGYHVLDTLLSIEEAAESRSFVQVESTLNEVGALDADFDPFASTL; translated from the coding sequence ATGGCGATCGGCAGCGGACCCGTCGGTGTAGGCATCATCGGCGCGGGCAACATCAGCGACCAGTACCTGTCGAACCTCACGACCTTCCCCGACGTGCGGGTGATCGCCGTCGGCGACCTGCTCGAGGAGCGCGCGAAGGCCCAGGCCGAGAAGTACGGCGTGCCTCGGGCGGGCGGCGTCGACGTCGTGCTGAACGACCCGGACATCGACATCGTCGTGAACCTCACGATTCCCGCGGTGCACGTCGAGGTCTCGGAGGCGATCATCGCCGCGGGCAAGCACGTGTGGACCGAGAAGCCGATCGGCGTCAGCCGCGAGGAGTCCCAGCGGCTGCTCGCCACGGCTGACGCGGCCGGCCTCCGGGTCGGCGTCGCGCCGGACACGGTGCTCGGACCTGGCGTGCAGACGGCGAAGCGCGCGATCGCGCGCGGCGACATCGGTCGCCCGCTCTTCGCCCAGACGACGTTCCAGTGGCAGGGCCCGGAGATCTTCCACCCGAACCCCGCGTTCCTCTACGCCAAGGGCGCGGGCCCCCTGCTCGACATGGGGCCGTACTACGTCTCGGCTCTCGTGCACGTCTTCGGACCGGTGGCGGCCGTGGCCGCCCTCGGGCTCCAGGGCACGCCGACCCGCACGGTGCAGGTGGGCGAGCTGGCAGGGCAGGAGTTCCCGGTCGAGATCCCCTCGACGCTGAGCGTCCTGATGGACTTCGAGCAGGGCGGGCAGGCGCAGAGCCTGTACAGCACCGACTCTCCGCTGCTGCGTCAGGGTCTCGTCGAGATCACCGGCACCGAGGGCACGATCGTCATCCCCGACCCGAACACCTTCGGCGGGCCGATTACGATCACGCGTCCGCTGTCGCGTCTCTTCGTGCCGCCGGAGCCGATCGAGCAGGAGATCGTCGACGTCGAGCAGGAGGGCGTGCTCTCCGGTCGCGGCGTGGGTCTGCTCGACATGGCCAGGTCGATCGCGGCCGGTCGCCCCCATGTCGCGACGGGCGAGTTCGGATACCACGTGCTCGACACGCTGCTCTCGATCGAGGAGGCCGCCGAGTCGCGCAGCTTCGTGCAGGTCGAGAGCACGCTGAACGAGGTCGGCGCCCTGGATGCCGACTTCGATCCGTTCGCGTCGACTCTCTGA
- a CDS encoding sugar ABC transporter ATP-binding protein, protein MTATITQPVLEVSGIRKSFFGVEVLKGIDFDVRPGEVHGLVGENGAGKSTLMKIIAGVQPADEGAVHYRGDEVRYAHPRQAMDDGIVTVFQEFTLLPERTVAQNVYLGREPRRGGFVDQKAMIRRTSELLTDLGVSFIDPQSRVGSLTVAEQQIVEIVKALSFDAQVISMDEPTAALSDREVELLYAIIRRLTSRGVAVIYVSHRLKEIFDLCDRITILKDGALVSTDETGALTTDELVRRMVGRSIQSYYPDAVEGTVVGEPRLELDGCGNAFVDGVSLTLRAGEIVGIAGLQGSGRTELVEGIFGIDPFVRGELRVDGAPIRISSARSAVAAGLALVSEDRKAQGLALGQSVLDNTLLVIRSVFSMRTAPARREVPGVLSSLEVSSRGLDQEVRFLSGGNQQKVVLAKWLLTQPQIVLFDEPTRGIDVGAKYAVYQLMRDLAAQGKAVLMVSSELPEVIGMSDRILVMHDGELVAELPAGAAEHEILGAATGATIEGGAR, encoded by the coding sequence ATGACCGCGACGATCACGCAGCCGGTGCTCGAGGTCTCGGGCATCCGCAAGTCCTTCTTCGGCGTGGAGGTGCTCAAGGGCATCGACTTCGACGTGCGACCGGGCGAGGTGCACGGCCTCGTCGGCGAGAACGGAGCCGGCAAGTCCACCCTCATGAAGATCATCGCCGGTGTGCAGCCGGCGGACGAGGGCGCCGTGCACTATCGGGGGGACGAGGTCAGGTACGCGCATCCGCGCCAGGCGATGGATGACGGCATCGTGACGGTCTTCCAGGAGTTCACGCTGCTCCCGGAGCGCACCGTCGCCCAGAACGTGTATCTCGGGCGCGAACCCCGTCGCGGCGGCTTCGTGGATCAGAAGGCGATGATCCGTCGCACCTCGGAGCTGCTCACCGACCTCGGTGTCTCGTTCATCGACCCCCAGTCGCGGGTCGGCTCGCTGACGGTCGCCGAGCAGCAGATCGTCGAGATCGTCAAGGCGCTGTCGTTCGATGCTCAGGTGATCTCGATGGACGAGCCCACCGCCGCCCTCAGCGACCGTGAGGTCGAGCTCCTCTACGCGATCATCCGCCGGCTCACCTCCCGCGGCGTCGCGGTGATCTACGTCTCGCACCGCCTGAAGGAGATCTTCGACCTGTGCGACCGCATCACGATCCTCAAGGACGGCGCCCTCGTCTCGACGGATGAGACCGGCGCTCTGACGACCGACGAGCTCGTGCGCCGCATGGTCGGCCGTTCGATCCAGTCGTACTACCCCGACGCGGTCGAGGGCACGGTCGTGGGAGAGCCACGGCTCGAGCTCGACGGCTGCGGCAACGCCTTCGTCGACGGGGTGTCGTTGACCCTGCGCGCCGGAGAGATCGTCGGGATCGCAGGCCTTCAGGGGTCCGGTCGCACCGAGCTCGTCGAGGGGATCTTCGGGATCGACCCGTTCGTCCGCGGTGAGCTCCGGGTGGACGGCGCGCCGATCCGCATCAGCAGCGCCAGGAGCGCGGTGGCTGCCGGTCTCGCCCTTGTCTCGGAGGACCGCAAGGCGCAGGGCCTCGCGCTCGGCCAGTCGGTGCTCGACAACACCCTGCTCGTCATCCGCAGCGTGTTCAGCATGCGCACTGCGCCCGCGCGACGGGAGGTCCCCGGCGTCCTGAGCTCTCTGGAGGTCAGCTCCCGCGGCCTCGACCAGGAGGTGCGGTTCCTCTCCGGCGGCAACCAGCAGAAGGTCGTCCTGGCGAAATGGCTGCTCACTCAGCCGCAGATCGTTCTCTTCGACGAGCCCACCCGCGGCATCGACGTCGGCGCGAAGTACGCCGTCTACCAGCTGATGCGGGACCTCGCAGCTCAGGGCAAGGCGGTGCTGATGGTGTCCAGCGAACTTCCGGAGGTGATCGGGATGAGCGACCGCATCCTCGTGATGCACGACGGCGAACTCGTCGCCGAGCTTCCGGCAGGAGCTGCCGAGCACGAGATCCTCGGTGCCGCGACCGGCGCCACGATCGAGGGAGGAGCGCGATGA
- a CDS encoding ABC transporter permease: MNALRTLVSPRGAVFLLLVILLVAVTILNPSFAEPGQFMRFIQRVAPIAIVAIGQYFVIIAGEFDLSQGSLITAQVIIAGNLVGEDDSRTVPVLLLMIVFGVVVGLVNGVITTLLKVPSFIVTLGMMLALLGGVMWWTGGAATGNPADSFREIGRGGIRDVPLLEFIPWAVFILLGWLALGIWITKRPLGKLLIAVGDNSTAVDFAGARSAWVTTRAFVISSLSASLSAVLLVGYAGVHPSVGRGYEFVAITAVVLGGVVLGGGRGWIVAAAAGAFALEALFMLLNIAGIPSTLRDAVQGVIIIAAVAYSAVAFRARRKRGPRASDVPADLVTTSTNHTETRGD, translated from the coding sequence ATGAACGCGCTGCGCACCCTGGTGAGCCCCCGCGGGGCGGTGTTCCTGCTGCTGGTGATCCTGCTGGTCGCCGTCACGATCCTCAACCCGAGCTTCGCCGAGCCCGGCCAGTTCATGCGGTTCATCCAGCGCGTCGCACCGATCGCCATCGTCGCGATCGGCCAGTACTTCGTCATCATCGCCGGCGAGTTCGACCTGTCCCAGGGCTCGCTGATCACGGCACAGGTCATCATCGCGGGCAACCTGGTGGGCGAGGACGATTCCCGCACCGTGCCGGTGCTCCTCCTGATGATCGTCTTCGGGGTGGTGGTCGGTCTCGTCAACGGCGTCATCACCACCCTCCTCAAGGTGCCGTCGTTCATCGTCACCCTCGGAATGATGCTCGCGCTGCTCGGCGGCGTGATGTGGTGGACGGGAGGAGCTGCCACCGGCAACCCCGCCGACAGCTTCCGGGAGATCGGCCGCGGCGGCATCCGCGACGTGCCGCTGCTGGAGTTCATCCCCTGGGCGGTGTTCATCCTCCTGGGTTGGCTCGCGCTGGGCATCTGGATCACCAAGCGGCCGCTCGGCAAGCTCCTCATCGCGGTCGGCGACAACTCCACCGCGGTCGACTTCGCCGGGGCGCGCAGCGCCTGGGTCACCACCCGCGCATTCGTGATCTCGTCGCTCTCGGCCTCGCTCTCCGCGGTGCTGCTGGTCGGCTATGCCGGCGTGCACCCCTCGGTGGGACGTGGATACGAGTTCGTCGCCATCACCGCCGTCGTCCTCGGCGGCGTGGTCCTGGGCGGTGGGCGGGGTTGGATCGTCGCCGCAGCGGCCGGGGCGTTCGCCCTCGAGGCCCTGTTCATGCTGCTCAACATCGCCGGCATCCCCTCGACCCTCCGCGATGCCGTCCAGGGCGTCATCATCATCGCCGCCGTCGCCTACTCCGCCGTCGCGTTCCGTGCGCGACGCAAGCGCGGCCCCCGTGCATCCGATGTGCCAGCAGACCTTGTGACCACCAGCACCAACCACACAGAAACCAGAGGAGATTAG
- a CDS encoding sugar phosphate isomerase/epimerase family protein yields MAIQTSIQLFTIKDQLETDLEGSLKEVAARGFAAVEPYDFVRRAQPLADALSAAGLVAPSGHAFLASTSFVNPDGSGTTLPVPSPAEVFAAAKVLGMGTVIDPYTEPARWESVEQIEETARLLNEAAEIGATVGVRVGYHNHAHELEAVFDGVTGLEVLAGLLDERVVLEVDLYWVARGGVDPVALLQRLGDRVIAVHAKDGTLDPALLSAYPPADQVPAGEGTVPLVEAIAAAPALELAIVEFDHFEGDLWDAVERSRVYLDEKVAG; encoded by the coding sequence GTGGCGATTCAGACTTCCATCCAGCTGTTCACGATCAAGGACCAGCTGGAGACCGACCTCGAGGGCTCGCTGAAGGAGGTCGCCGCGCGCGGCTTCGCGGCTGTGGAGCCGTACGACTTCGTGCGCCGTGCGCAGCCTCTCGCCGACGCGCTGAGCGCTGCCGGCCTGGTCGCTCCCTCCGGGCACGCGTTCCTCGCCTCGACGTCGTTCGTGAACCCGGACGGCAGCGGCACGACGCTCCCGGTGCCCTCGCCCGCTGAGGTGTTCGCGGCGGCCAAGGTGCTCGGCATGGGCACCGTCATCGATCCGTACACGGAGCCCGCGCGCTGGGAGTCCGTCGAGCAGATCGAGGAGACCGCCCGTCTGCTCAACGAGGCCGCCGAGATCGGCGCGACCGTCGGCGTCCGCGTCGGCTACCACAACCACGCCCACGAGCTGGAGGCCGTGTTCGACGGCGTCACCGGACTCGAGGTGCTGGCCGGCCTCCTCGACGAGCGCGTCGTGCTCGAGGTCGATCTGTACTGGGTCGCCCGCGGCGGCGTCGACCCCGTCGCGCTCCTGCAGCGCCTGGGCGACCGTGTGATCGCGGTGCACGCCAAGGACGGTACGCTCGACCCCGCACTGCTGAGCGCATACCCGCCGGCCGACCAGGTGCCGGCTGGCGAGGGCACCGTCCCGCTCGTGGAGGCCATCGCGGCCGCTCCTGCGCTGGAGCTCGCGATCGTCGAGTTCGACCACTTCGAGGGCGACCTCTGGGATGCGGTCGAGCGCAGCCGCGTCTACCTCGACGAGAAGGTGGCCGGCTGA
- a CDS encoding ABC transporter permease, which produces MRRMRIDSTVIVLGILILALIVGAILVGTVGRNFFSAGNIRDILTGMSVLGLVAIGQTLVVLGASLDLSVTYVISLSSLLAATIMNGNPGNIPAAVAVTLLVCAGIGLVNGLVVTVLKVNGFIATLGTGLILQGILNTNFEGSAGTVPWEFQLIGATGVGPVPVSTIIMVALAVLVWFLLNRTRTGAHLFAVGGDPEIARLSGVRTRPPLIAAHVLCSVFAGLAGLLLASRLGVGSPTVGQQGGYALLSIAAVVLGGTLLLGGRGSIWGAIGGVAILAVVDNVMSVMQVNPFLKDVVRGVVIVAAVAVYSRRSIVRRRPRFGLGGTRTGGDDAAKAAAPEMAAAASELADTSSTPEGGRA; this is translated from the coding sequence ATGAGGCGCATGCGGATCGACTCGACGGTCATCGTCCTCGGCATCCTGATCCTGGCGCTCATCGTCGGGGCGATCCTCGTCGGGACGGTGGGCCGGAACTTCTTCAGCGCGGGCAACATCCGCGACATCCTCACCGGTATGAGCGTGCTGGGCCTCGTCGCGATCGGCCAGACGCTCGTCGTGCTCGGCGCCTCGCTCGATCTCTCCGTCACCTACGTCATCAGCCTCTCGAGCCTGCTCGCGGCGACGATCATGAACGGCAACCCGGGCAACATCCCCGCGGCGGTCGCGGTGACCCTCCTCGTCTGCGCCGGCATCGGGCTCGTCAACGGCCTCGTCGTCACGGTGCTCAAGGTCAACGGCTTCATCGCGACCCTCGGCACAGGGCTCATCCTGCAGGGCATCCTCAACACCAACTTCGAGGGGTCAGCGGGGACGGTGCCGTGGGAGTTCCAGCTCATCGGGGCCACCGGCGTCGGGCCGGTGCCCGTCTCCACCATCATCATGGTGGCGCTGGCCGTGCTCGTCTGGTTCCTGCTGAACCGCACCCGCACCGGAGCCCACCTCTTCGCGGTCGGCGGCGATCCCGAGATCGCCCGTCTGTCGGGCGTCCGCACGCGTCCGCCGCTCATCGCCGCGCACGTGCTGTGCTCGGTCTTCGCGGGACTGGCCGGGCTCCTGCTCGCCAGCCGATTGGGCGTCGGCAGCCCGACCGTCGGGCAGCAGGGCGGGTACGCCCTCCTCTCGATCGCGGCCGTGGTGCTCGGCGGCACGCTGCTGCTGGGCGGACGCGGCTCGATCTGGGGTGCGATCGGGGGCGTGGCGATTCTCGCGGTCGTCGACAACGTGATGAGCGTCATGCAGGTCAACCCGTTCCTGAAGGATGTCGTCCGCGGCGTCGTGATCGTGGCGGCCGTGGCCGTGTACAGCCGCCGGTCGATCGTGCGGCGTCGGCCCCGCTTCGGCCTCGGCGGCACACGCACCGGAGGGGATGACGCGGCCAAGGCGGCCGCACCCGAGATGGCCGCTGCGGCATCCGAGCTCGCGGATACCTCGTCGACGCCCGAAGGAGGACGCGCATGA
- a CDS encoding Gfo/Idh/MocA family protein has translation MTTDVTDTGLGTIRVGILGGGFMARVHRTAARDAGGELRAVATRSASGSRRAADELGAIRAEVDAETLLSAEDVDVVHICTPNTTHADLALRALDAGKHVICEKPLATSAADARRLADAAEAAARVAAVPFVYRYHPMVREARARVARGDIGDLLTLDCSYLQDWMLLPSDDDWRVRAASGGASRAFADIGSHLCDLVEFVIGERIRSLSARSRRVFAERAGQPVDTEDIVAILVETDSGALGTLLISQMAAGRKNALTLELHGSSQSLRFEQERPEELWIGTRDESRLLLRDPATAAPDSARLQRVPSGHAMGYQDAFNGFIADVYAAIAGETPEGLPTFEDGYRSAVLTEAVLASAAADGRWTEVAA, from the coding sequence ATGACAACGGATGTCACTGACACCGGTCTCGGGACGATCCGAGTCGGCATCCTCGGCGGAGGATTCATGGCCCGCGTGCATCGCACTGCGGCCCGTGACGCGGGCGGCGAGCTGCGTGCCGTCGCCACCCGCTCCGCATCCGGCAGTCGCCGGGCCGCCGACGAGCTCGGAGCGATCCGTGCCGAGGTGGATGCCGAGACGCTCCTCTCGGCTGAGGACGTCGATGTCGTGCACATCTGCACCCCGAACACGACCCACGCCGATCTCGCGCTGCGCGCCCTCGACGCGGGCAAGCACGTGATCTGCGAGAAGCCGCTCGCGACCTCCGCCGCCGACGCCCGGCGTCTCGCCGACGCCGCAGAGGCAGCCGCGCGCGTGGCCGCCGTGCCCTTCGTCTACCGCTACCACCCGATGGTGCGCGAGGCACGGGCGCGCGTCGCACGCGGTGACATCGGTGATCTGCTGACTCTGGACTGCTCGTACCTGCAGGACTGGATGCTGCTGCCGAGTGACGACGACTGGCGGGTGCGCGCGGCCTCCGGCGGAGCATCCCGTGCGTTCGCCGACATCGGCTCCCACCTGTGCGACCTGGTCGAGTTCGTCATCGGCGAGCGCATCCGCTCCCTCAGCGCCCGCAGTCGCCGGGTCTTCGCCGAACGCGCGGGCCAGCCGGTCGACACCGAGGACATCGTGGCGATCCTCGTCGAGACCGACTCCGGGGCCCTCGGCACGCTGCTGATCTCGCAGATGGCGGCCGGGCGCAAGAACGCCCTCACCCTGGAGCTGCACGGCTCGAGTCAGAGTCTGCGCTTCGAGCAGGAGCGCCCGGAAGAGCTGTGGATCGGCACGCGCGATGAGTCGCGACTGCTCCTGCGCGACCCCGCCACGGCCGCACCCGATTCGGCGCGTCTGCAGCGGGTGCCCTCCGGCCACGCCATGGGGTACCAGGACGCCTTCAACGGCTTCATCGCCGACGTGTACGCGGCGATCGCGGGGGAGACCCCGGAAGGTCTGCCGACCTTCGAGGACGGATACCGGTCGGCGGTGCTGACCGAGGCGGTGCTCGCCTCGGCCGCAGCCGACGGACGATGGACGGAGGTGGCGGCATGA